From the Opitutus sp. ER46 genome, one window contains:
- a CDS encoding thioredoxin-like domain-containing protein encodes MKHIALLLLLAVSAGAATTETWQTRTDGTVKGQLAGIYGRVALFADAKDNLLIPLDELAEAEVPRVATYIAAHPPQTVSWADSQSRVAATLKGKLAVLAGERLVDFEPGNRVEPEFYLIYFGAHWCGPCRQFSPDFVRQYHALKQSIPDLFEVIFVSSDETDKDQLTYMREAKMPWPAVKFRRLESVAAIERWAGPGIPCVVLLNRDGEMLFHSYKGETYVGPQKVLDSFVILARSMANAAENQRSMHRFAVYNHVQGAAGGNASPKPYAMGLNLDEYQTLEASTLTATLQVDAAGRVTDASFAPPQGAVINQKLVDDTSRWLFLPRVKNGVAVATRLQVPLAIHR; translated from the coding sequence ATGAAGCACATTGCTCTCCTGCTCCTGCTCGCGGTCAGCGCCGGCGCCGCCACCACCGAGACTTGGCAAACGCGCACGGATGGGACCGTGAAGGGTCAACTCGCCGGCATCTATGGCCGCGTCGCCCTCTTCGCCGACGCGAAAGACAATCTGCTGATTCCGCTCGATGAGCTGGCAGAGGCCGAGGTCCCCCGCGTGGCAACGTACATTGCGGCGCACCCGCCGCAGACCGTCAGCTGGGCGGACTCGCAGTCCCGGGTGGCAGCGACCTTGAAAGGCAAGCTCGCCGTGCTCGCCGGCGAGAGGCTCGTGGATTTCGAACCGGGCAATCGCGTGGAACCCGAGTTCTACCTCATCTATTTCGGCGCTCACTGGTGCGGCCCCTGCCGGCAATTCAGTCCCGACTTCGTGCGCCAATACCACGCACTCAAACAATCCATTCCCGACCTGTTCGAGGTCATCTTCGTGAGCAGCGACGAGACGGACAAAGACCAGCTGACCTACATGCGGGAGGCCAAAATGCCGTGGCCGGCCGTGAAGTTCCGGCGCCTCGAGTCCGTCGCTGCCATCGAACGCTGGGCCGGCCCAGGTATCCCCTGCGTGGTGCTGCTCAATCGGGACGGCGAGATGCTGTTCCACAGCTATAAAGGCGAGACCTATGTCGGGCCGCAGAAGGTGCTGGATTCGTTCGTGATCCTGGCGCGAAGCATGGCCAACGCCGCCGAGAACCAGCGCTCGATGCACCGCTTCGCCGTGTACAACCACGTGCAGGGTGCCGCAGGCGGCAACGCGAGCCCGAAGCCCTATGCGATGGGTCTGAACCTGGACGAGTACCAGACGCTCGAAGCCAGCACGCTGACCGCCACCCTGCAGGTGGATGCCGCCGGCCGGGTCACGGATGCCAGCTTCGCCCCGCCCCAAGGCGCAGTGATCAACCAGAAGCTGGTCGATGACACTTCCCGCTGGCTCTTTCTCCCGAGGGTGAAGAACGGCGTCGCGGTCGCGACCCGCCTGCAGGTTCCGCTGGCAATCCACCGCTGA
- a CDS encoding DUF1573 domain-containing protein, protein MARPTCHFPTFKPATAASAYLPLSNLHVPRLAPHLSLRGLACACIAFFVTLLPADAPAASEPAVPAPAAGAVSSTPHPLVWDAMEQVLTLAPGQTTADFQFTVVNASDAVVTIREVRPTCHCTVPSLPALPWRLEPGASGSFSGELNVRGMDGKVTKAIYVDSTAGTQVLRVTATIPVVEEAARRRHREIARADRQAVFRGDCVSCHVTPATGLSGGQLFLAACGVCHFATRRDPAVPDLLTARQHRDDAYWRRWITEGRPGTMMPGWSKAQGGPLTDEQIESLIQFALRTLPTAPRVEDKG, encoded by the coding sequence ATGGCTCGCCCAACCTGCCACTTTCCAACTTTCAAACCTGCAACCGCCGCATCGGCGTACCTGCCACTTTCCAACCTGCACGTGCCCCGCCTCGCGCCGCACCTCTCGCTGCGCGGCCTAGCGTGCGCCTGTATCGCGTTCTTCGTGACGCTTCTGCCCGCCGACGCCCCCGCCGCGTCCGAGCCTGCCGTGCCCGCCCCGGCCGCCGGCGCGGTCTCTTCCACACCGCATCCGCTGGTCTGGGACGCCATGGAGCAGGTGCTCACCCTCGCCCCGGGCCAGACGACCGCTGATTTCCAGTTCACCGTCGTGAACGCCAGCGACGCCGTCGTGACGATCCGCGAGGTTCGCCCGACTTGCCATTGCACCGTCCCCAGTCTGCCCGCGCTGCCATGGCGGCTCGAACCTGGCGCCAGCGGCTCCTTCTCCGGCGAGCTGAACGTTCGCGGCATGGACGGTAAAGTCACCAAAGCCATCTACGTCGATTCCACCGCCGGCACGCAGGTGCTGCGCGTCACCGCCACCATTCCCGTGGTCGAGGAAGCCGCCCGTCGCCGCCACCGCGAGATCGCCCGCGCCGACCGCCAGGCCGTGTTCCGCGGCGACTGTGTCTCCTGCCACGTCACGCCCGCCACCGGCCTCTCCGGCGGCCAACTCTTCCTCGCCGCGTGCGGCGTGTGCCACTTCGCCACCCGCCGCGATCCCGCCGTTCCCGATCTCCTCACCGCCCGCCAGCACCGCGATGACGCGTACTGGCGCCGCTGGATCACCGAGGGCAGGCCCGGCACGATGATGCCCGGCTGGTCAAAGGCCCAAGGTGGCCCCCTCACCGACGAGCAAATCGAGTCCCTCATCCAGTTCGCGCTCCGCACGCTGCCGACGGCACCGCGCGTGGAAGACAAAGGCTGA
- a CDS encoding DNA polymerase III subunit gamma/tau, translating to MSPVAPWPEALVGTPAIVVIEQAIARQRLSHSVLLHGDDHDTLAAIALAIADRLLNVTIDPQTGAQTRRGEGSFAPEQHPDCFFLRPAGKMRQISADATRALINKIQVSPAVAPRKVAIIHEVDRMHLTAANVFLKTLEEPPAHTTLLLLTTRPYALLPTIRSRVLHFRFPSLAATMNADGWAPWRDDYRAWLGRLCDAAASDKHVIADHVFTAYGLVARFAAVLEAATTAVWEQQKEKLPADLSDDEQVAIETGIANGLRARLFAEIELSTREFALPRLNAGDETARRAIAAAVEELEHDVSLLRLNLNESAALEKFLLSSLRIWTRR from the coding sequence ATGTCCCCCGTCGCTCCCTGGCCCGAAGCCCTCGTCGGCACCCCGGCAATCGTCGTCATTGAGCAGGCCATCGCCCGCCAGCGGCTGTCACACAGCGTCCTGCTGCACGGCGACGACCATGACACGCTCGCCGCCATCGCCCTCGCGATCGCCGACCGGTTGCTCAACGTGACGATCGATCCGCAGACCGGAGCCCAAACGCGCCGCGGCGAGGGGAGCTTCGCCCCCGAGCAGCACCCCGACTGCTTCTTCCTGCGGCCCGCCGGCAAGATGCGGCAGATCTCGGCCGACGCCACCCGCGCGCTGATCAACAAGATCCAGGTCTCGCCCGCCGTCGCCCCGCGCAAGGTCGCCATCATCCACGAGGTGGATCGGATGCACCTCACCGCCGCCAACGTCTTCCTCAAGACCCTCGAGGAGCCGCCGGCGCACACCACCCTGCTGCTCCTCACGACGCGCCCGTACGCGCTCCTGCCCACGATCCGCAGCCGCGTGCTCCATTTCCGTTTTCCCTCGCTCGCCGCGACCATGAACGCCGACGGCTGGGCGCCGTGGCGCGACGACTACCGCGCCTGGCTTGGCCGGCTCTGCGACGCCGCCGCGAGCGACAAGCACGTCATCGCCGACCACGTATTCACGGCCTATGGACTCGTCGCCCGGTTCGCCGCCGTCCTCGAGGCCGCCACGACTGCCGTCTGGGAACAGCAGAAGGAGAAGCTCCCCGCCGATCTGAGCGACGACGAACAGGTCGCGATCGAGACCGGCATCGCCAACGGCCTCCGCGCCCGCCTCTTCGCCGAGATCGAGCTCTCCACCCGCGAGTTCGCGCTGCCGCGGCTCAACGCCGGTGATGAAACCGCCCGCCGCGCGATCGCCGCCGCCGTCGAGGAACTCGAACACGACGTGAGCCTCCTCCGGCTCAACCTCAACGAGTCCGCCGCGCTCGAAAAGTTTCTACTCTCCTCCCTCCGCATTTGGACCCGCCGCTGA
- the tmk gene encoding dTMP kinase: protein MPLKQKPTGKLISFEGSEGAGKSTQIARLAARLQKANREVLTTREPGGTEIGEQIRNIIVHNSKGDEMCAETELLLFTAARAQLVREVIVPALTRGAIVLTDRYLDSSTVYQGIGRNLASDPVAQINRFAVGNVMPDLTIVLDVPEEVSIARLKQRASDLPDRMERENIDFYKKVREGYLVLAKGMPERFVVVDGTKTPEIIEKKIWSTIEERLK, encoded by the coding sequence ATGCCTCTGAAACAGAAACCGACCGGCAAATTGATCTCGTTCGAGGGATCTGAGGGCGCCGGAAAGTCCACCCAGATCGCGCGTCTCGCGGCCCGCCTCCAGAAGGCAAATCGCGAAGTGCTCACGACCCGCGAGCCGGGTGGCACCGAGATCGGCGAACAGATCCGCAACATCATCGTCCACAATTCCAAGGGCGACGAGATGTGCGCCGAGACCGAACTCCTGCTCTTCACCGCCGCCCGCGCCCAACTCGTGCGCGAGGTCATCGTGCCCGCCCTCACCCGCGGCGCGATCGTGCTCACCGACCGGTATCTGGATTCCTCCACCGTGTACCAGGGCATCGGCCGCAACCTGGCCTCCGATCCCGTCGCCCAGATCAACCGCTTCGCCGTCGGCAATGTCATGCCCGACCTCACGATCGTGCTCGACGTCCCCGAGGAGGTCAGCATCGCCCGCCTGAAGCAGCGCGCCTCCGATCTGCCGGACCGCATGGAGCGCGAGAACATCGATTTCTACAAGAAGGTGCGCGAGGGCTATCTCGTGCTCGCCAAGGGCATGCCGGAACGCTTCGTCGTCGTCGACGGCACCAAGACGCCCGAGATCATCGAGAAGAAGATCTGGAGCACCATCGAGGAGCGGCTCAAGTAG
- a CDS encoding PfkB family carbohydrate kinase, whose product MFRQTTLQQLAARREHIGARSALLGFDGFVDTIVTPVRLRNGQGENFEPIATITEFGQRILGAAGKSTNLELFPRIEKLGGNGPIMANSLLASGARVTYVGALGRDQVHPVFGPMAARARAFTLCAPAHTTAVEFGDGKLMLGMMRSFDEITYDRIVEVMGTAAFEAELAGAHLVGLVNWTMIPNMTAIFTELVDRVLPRLPASPERVFFFDLADPEKRSVADLKQALAVIARFGQFGRVTLGLNLKEAQQVAAAVGCQAPGVDEASLRAACTTLRARLEVATVVIHPRESAACATAEGAWWVPGPYTATPKITTGAGDHFNAGFSTGQLLGLSPEACLGVGVCTSGHYVRTGESPSLAAVETFLANWR is encoded by the coding sequence ATGTTCCGCCAAACCACGCTCCAACAACTCGCTGCGCGTCGTGAACACATCGGCGCCCGCAGCGCGCTCCTGGGTTTCGACGGCTTCGTCGACACGATCGTCACCCCCGTCCGGTTGCGGAATGGCCAGGGCGAAAACTTCGAGCCCATCGCCACGATCACCGAGTTCGGCCAGCGCATCCTCGGCGCCGCCGGCAAGAGCACCAACCTCGAGCTGTTCCCGCGCATCGAAAAGCTCGGCGGCAACGGCCCGATCATGGCCAACTCGCTCCTCGCCTCCGGCGCCCGCGTGACCTACGTCGGCGCTCTCGGCCGCGACCAGGTTCACCCGGTCTTCGGTCCCATGGCCGCCCGCGCCCGCGCGTTCACCCTTTGCGCTCCGGCGCACACCACCGCGGTCGAGTTCGGCGACGGCAAACTCATGCTCGGCATGATGCGAAGCTTCGACGAGATCACCTACGACCGCATCGTCGAGGTGATGGGCACCGCCGCCTTCGAGGCCGAACTTGCCGGCGCCCACCTCGTGGGCCTCGTCAACTGGACGATGATTCCCAACATGACCGCGATCTTCACCGAGCTCGTGGATCGCGTCCTGCCGCGCCTACCCGCCAGCCCCGAGCGCGTGTTCTTCTTCGACCTCGCGGATCCGGAAAAGCGCTCCGTCGCCGATCTCAAGCAGGCCCTCGCCGTGATCGCCCGCTTCGGCCAGTTCGGCCGCGTCACCCTCGGCCTGAACCTCAAGGAGGCCCAGCAGGTCGCCGCCGCCGTTGGGTGCCAGGCTCCGGGCGTCGACGAAGCCAGCCTGCGCGCCGCCTGCACCACCCTCCGCGCGCGGCTCGAGGTCGCCACGGTCGTTATCCACCCGCGCGAGTCCGCCGCCTGCGCCACCGCCGAGGGCGCCTGGTGGGTCCCCGGCCCCTACACCGCCACGCCGAAGATCACCACGGGCGCCGGCGACCACTTCAACGCCGGCTTCTCCACCGGCCAGCTCCTCGGCCTGTCACCCGAGGCATGCCTCGGCGTAGGCGTCTGCACGAGCGGCCATTACGTGCGTACCGGGGAAAGCCCGAGTCTCGCTGCCGTCGAAACCTTCCTCGCCAACTGGCGCTAA
- a CDS encoding MotA/TolQ/ExbB proton channel family protein → MPALPFASVFLAANIVEIFERCGTIDKTIVLGLGVASLFAWTVMFGKYFELKRLRMLNYSFESHLQDQRSLLDLPESFRNKRAIPYADVFADAVEGYWRAAAIEKEQGLSNPRARVEHAENAIQRALSRQTLRYESSMIFLASIVSGAPFVGLLGTVWGVMEAFSSVAGQQSAGITQLAPGVSGAMLATIAGLIVAIPSVFGYNLLLGHTKAMIMELENYSSSLADRIELETH, encoded by the coding sequence ATGCCTGCGCTGCCTTTCGCTTCCGTCTTCCTGGCTGCCAACATCGTCGAGATCTTCGAACGCTGCGGCACCATTGATAAAACCATCGTTCTCGGCCTTGGGGTCGCGAGCCTCTTCGCCTGGACGGTGATGTTCGGAAAGTACTTCGAACTGAAGCGACTGCGCATGCTGAACTACAGCTTCGAGTCGCATCTGCAGGACCAGCGCTCGCTGCTGGACCTGCCGGAGTCCTTCCGCAACAAGCGCGCGATCCCGTATGCGGACGTGTTTGCTGACGCGGTCGAGGGGTACTGGCGCGCGGCGGCGATCGAGAAGGAGCAGGGGCTTTCGAACCCCCGCGCCCGGGTCGAGCACGCCGAGAACGCCATTCAGCGCGCGCTCTCGCGGCAGACGCTGCGGTACGAATCCTCGATGATCTTTCTGGCCTCGATCGTCTCGGGCGCGCCGTTCGTCGGCCTGCTCGGCACGGTCTGGGGCGTGATGGAGGCGTTCAGCTCGGTGGCCGGCCAGCAGAGCGCCGGCATCACCCAGCTCGCGCCTGGGGTGTCGGGCGCCATGCTCGCGACCATCGCGGGCCTGATCGTGGCGATTCCGTCCGTGTTCGGCTACAACCTGCTGTTGGGCCACACGAAGGCGATGATCATGGAGCTCGAGAACTACTCCAGTTCGCTGGCGGATCGGATCGAACTGGAAACGCACTAA
- a CDS encoding biopolymer transporter ExbD, producing the protein MARNFRRTRSVQPIADLNVTNLIDLGFMLLIIFMIVANPTIQKEQTIPVNLPEVSKAPEQKSDPNDVFMAVGVDAQGRFYIENKNAPIGMAELRSQLRAYALQSKPPVIRIRGDSRVPYQKVAELFNEVQKAGLTRFTIDAQSQD; encoded by the coding sequence ATGGCCCGCAATTTTCGCCGCACGCGGTCGGTCCAGCCAATAGCGGACCTGAACGTCACGAACCTGATCGATCTCGGGTTCATGCTGCTGATCATCTTCATGATCGTGGCGAATCCGACGATCCAGAAGGAGCAGACGATCCCGGTGAACCTGCCCGAGGTGTCGAAGGCGCCCGAGCAGAAGAGCGATCCCAACGATGTGTTCATGGCCGTCGGCGTCGATGCACAGGGTCGTTTCTACATCGAGAACAAGAACGCGCCGATCGGGATGGCCGAGCTGCGCAGCCAGTTGCGCGCCTATGCGCTGCAGTCGAAACCGCCGGTGATCCGGATCCGGGGTGACAGCCGCGTGCCGTACCAGAAGGTCGCCGAGCTCTTCAACGAAGTGCAGAAGGCGGGTCTGACGCGTTTCACGATCGACGCGCAGTCGCAGGACTGA
- a CDS encoding cell envelope integrity protein TolA, which translates to MTARSPGAFLLSATFHALIIGVAVFFAMMTDQRLKKPPQVLELVAGEGDNFAATEAPKLGTPGGLKIDVQPMPTPKAAPEPEPAPVEVAPVPPAPVVEPAPTPKVTPAPKEKAPTPKPTETVPNFKKQLLRKVWAADAKAKKEVAKQRAEEAKRLKKEEFDRMQREKSAKAASAKKSGSGSGKVSHIDTEGIAKGVIGGSANNKIGGAGGKALTSNGGALTDRYFAMLKQRVLNALEKPPGVSDDLEVEVVVTISASGRLSGARVIKSSGSDEFDRAVIAAFGRVTMPEHPEKRTEELELTFRTKDAGGG; encoded by the coding sequence ATGACCGCACGCTCTCCAGGCGCATTCCTCCTCTCCGCGACGTTCCACGCGCTGATCATCGGCGTGGCGGTGTTCTTCGCGATGATGACGGACCAGCGGCTGAAGAAGCCGCCGCAGGTGCTCGAGCTGGTGGCGGGTGAGGGCGATAACTTTGCCGCGACCGAAGCGCCGAAACTGGGCACGCCCGGCGGACTGAAAATCGACGTCCAGCCGATGCCCACTCCGAAGGCGGCGCCGGAGCCCGAGCCTGCGCCGGTCGAGGTCGCACCGGTGCCACCCGCGCCCGTGGTCGAGCCGGCACCGACGCCCAAAGTCACTCCTGCCCCGAAGGAAAAGGCGCCGACGCCGAAACCGACGGAGACAGTGCCCAACTTCAAGAAACAGCTATTGCGCAAAGTTTGGGCAGCCGATGCGAAGGCGAAGAAGGAGGTCGCCAAGCAGCGCGCCGAGGAGGCCAAGCGGCTCAAGAAGGAGGAGTTCGACCGGATGCAGCGCGAGAAGTCGGCCAAGGCGGCGTCGGCCAAAAAGTCGGGCAGCGGCTCCGGCAAGGTTTCGCACATCGACACCGAAGGCATTGCCAAGGGCGTTATCGGCGGCTCGGCGAACAACAAGATTGGTGGCGCTGGCGGCAAGGCGCTGACGTCCAACGGCGGGGCCTTGACCGACCGTTACTTCGCCATGCTGAAGCAGCGCGTGCTCAACGCGCTCGAGAAGCCGCCGGGCGTCAGCGACGACCTGGAGGTTGAGGTGGTCGTGACGATTTCGGCGAGCGGCCGACTGTCGGGTGCGCGCGTGATCAAGTCTTCGGGCAGCGACGAGTTCGATCGCGCGGTCATCGCGGCCTTCGGGCGCGTGACCATGCCGGAGCATCCGGAGAAGCGCACGGAGGAGCTCGAATTGACGTTTCGCACCAAGGATGCCGGAGGAGGTTAA
- a CDS encoding Tat pathway signal sequence domain protein translates to MSNLTRREFVRRTALAAAAAQIASSLAAQPSAPAAAPTPKRQARPGVAELRWLDGKAPRVQPGATCGVPWPQGVHPAGTTFTLRAANGAELPVQSWPLATWPDGSLKWTAHALPADVSGAPEFELAAGKPIAPAKTVRAVEAGDAIEVDTGVIQVRIARTGRVLVPQITRSGLPILQNGRLVLLRQDTAEAEAKPEPFTGAVDRVTLEQAGPVRAVVKLEGRHAADGGTRAWLPFIVRLYFYAGGDAVRVLHTIVHDGDEKKDFIRGLGLRFNVPLRGELYDRHVRFSGQDDGLFSEAVRGLTGLRRDPGREVKAAQRAGQRTPAIATWPAAVSDRLQYVPAFADWTLFQANADGFEIRKRTKPGYTWLSAARGQRAGGLGYVGTPEGGVAFGIRNFWQSHPAQLDIRGATGEQAEVTAWLWAPNAGAMDLRGYHDDMGQDTYPEQLEAMQITYEDYEPGYDRPDGVARTSELYLWALAATPSPAQLVTLAEVVRTPPVVMVRQETIHAAGVFGRLWSPADRSTPERAAIEDQLDWYFDFYQRQREDRRWYGFWNYGDVMHSYDDDRHEWKYDVGGFAWDNSELSTDIWIWLYFLHSGRPEVFRFAEAMTRHTGEVDVHHQGRFAPLGSRHNVLHWGCSAKQLRISTAVNRRYYYYLTGDERVGDLMREQVEAARALAMIQANRKVAAERVTPPDPHATEVYAGFGTDWGSIAGAWLTEWERTGDPRMRDRLVASMRGIAGQPQGFFTGGARLQLASGGFARSADDKPQVSHLSAVFGLVEVCAELIELIDVPEFKQAWLEYCSLYNASPEEQKRRFGAPLRGISLTQGHSRLTAYAARQKQDPTLAKRAWAEFVRPEGPWSRRRPEEKLVSGPEVLRPVHEATFVSTNGTAQWGLAAIECLALVGEALPADSGK, encoded by the coding sequence ATGTCGAATCTCACCCGTCGGGAATTCGTGCGTCGTACCGCCTTGGCCGCCGCGGCCGCGCAGATCGCCTCCTCGCTGGCGGCGCAACCTTCGGCTCCCGCGGCGGCGCCGACCCCGAAGCGGCAGGCGCGTCCGGGCGTGGCCGAACTGCGCTGGCTCGACGGCAAGGCCCCACGCGTGCAGCCCGGCGCCACGTGTGGCGTGCCGTGGCCGCAGGGTGTGCACCCGGCGGGTACGACCTTCACGCTGCGTGCGGCCAACGGCGCCGAGCTGCCGGTGCAGAGCTGGCCGTTGGCCACCTGGCCGGATGGCTCGCTGAAGTGGACCGCGCACGCGCTGCCGGCGGACGTGAGCGGCGCGCCGGAGTTCGAGCTCGCAGCCGGAAAGCCGATCGCGCCGGCCAAGACGGTGCGCGCGGTCGAGGCGGGCGATGCCATCGAAGTGGATACCGGCGTGATCCAGGTCCGGATCGCGCGCACCGGCCGGGTGCTGGTGCCGCAGATCACGCGTAGCGGTCTGCCGATCCTACAGAATGGCCGGCTGGTGCTGCTGCGGCAGGATACCGCTGAGGCCGAGGCGAAGCCCGAGCCGTTCACTGGCGCGGTCGATCGCGTGACGCTCGAGCAGGCGGGACCCGTCCGCGCGGTGGTGAAGCTCGAGGGCCGGCACGCGGCCGACGGCGGCACGCGCGCGTGGCTGCCCTTCATCGTGCGCCTGTACTTTTATGCCGGCGGCGATGCGGTGCGCGTGCTGCACACGATCGTGCACGACGGCGACGAGAAGAAGGATTTCATTCGCGGGCTCGGCCTGCGGTTCAATGTTCCGCTCCGGGGCGAGCTGTACGATCGCCACGTGCGGTTCTCGGGCCAGGACGACGGCCTGTTCAGCGAGGCGGTGCGCGGGCTGACCGGACTGCGGCGCGACCCGGGCCGGGAGGTCAAGGCGGCGCAACGGGCCGGGCAGCGGACGCCGGCGATCGCGACCTGGCCGGCCGCGGTGAGTGACCGGCTGCAGTACGTCCCGGCGTTTGCGGACTGGACGCTGTTCCAGGCGAACGCGGACGGGTTCGAGATTCGGAAACGCACCAAGCCGGGCTACACCTGGCTGAGCGCCGCGCGCGGGCAGCGGGCGGGCGGCCTGGGTTACGTGGGCACGCCGGAAGGCGGCGTGGCGTTCGGCATTCGCAACTTCTGGCAGAGCCATCCGGCGCAGCTCGATATTCGCGGCGCGACGGGAGAGCAGGCGGAGGTGACGGCGTGGCTTTGGGCACCCAATGCCGGGGCGATGGACCTGCGTGGCTACCATGATGACATGGGACAGGACACCTATCCTGAGCAGCTCGAGGCGATGCAGATCACGTACGAGGACTACGAGCCCGGCTATGATCGTCCCGACGGCGTGGCGCGCACGAGCGAGCTGTACCTCTGGGCGCTGGCGGCGACGCCGAGCCCGGCGCAGTTGGTGACGCTGGCCGAAGTGGTGCGGACGCCCCCGGTGGTCATGGTGCGGCAGGAAACGATCCACGCGGCCGGGGTATTTGGGCGGCTGTGGTCGCCGGCCGATCGATCCACGCCGGAACGCGCTGCGATCGAGGACCAACTGGACTGGTATTTCGATTTCTACCAGCGGCAGCGCGAGGACCGCCGCTGGTATGGGTTCTGGAACTACGGCGACGTGATGCACAGCTACGACGACGACCGTCACGAGTGGAAATACGACGTGGGCGGCTTCGCGTGGGACAACTCGGAGCTTTCGACCGACATCTGGATCTGGCTCTACTTCCTGCACTCCGGCCGGCCAGAGGTGTTCCGCTTTGCCGAGGCGATGACGCGCCACACCGGCGAGGTCGACGTGCACCACCAGGGGCGTTTCGCGCCGCTGGGGTCGCGTCACAACGTCCTGCACTGGGGCTGCAGCGCGAAGCAGCTGCGGATCAGCACCGCGGTCAACCGCCGGTACTACTACTATCTCACCGGCGACGAGCGGGTGGGCGACCTCATGCGCGAGCAGGTGGAGGCGGCGCGGGCGCTGGCGATGATCCAGGCCAACCGCAAGGTGGCCGCGGAGCGGGTGACGCCGCCCGATCCGCACGCGACCGAGGTTTATGCCGGGTTCGGTACCGATTGGGGTTCCATCGCCGGGGCGTGGCTGACCGAGTGGGAGCGGACCGGTGACCCGCGGATGCGGGATCGGCTGGTCGCGAGCATGCGCGGCATCGCCGGGCAGCCGCAGGGCTTCTTCACGGGCGGCGCGCGGCTGCAGTTGGCAAGCGGCGGGTTTGCGCGCAGCGCGGACGACAAGCCGCAGGTGTCGCACCTGAGCGCGGTGTTCGGCCTCGTCGAGGTTTGCGCCGAACTCATCGAGCTGATCGACGTGCCCGAGTTCAAGCAGGCCTGGCTGGAGTACTGCTCGCTCTACAACGCCTCACCCGAGGAGCAGAAGCGCCGCTTCGGCGCGCCGCTGCGGGGCATCAGCCTCACGCAAGGCCACTCGCGCCTCACGGCGTACGCCGCCCGACAAAAGCAGGATCCGACCTTGGCGAAGCGGGCCTGGGCCGAGTTCGTGCGGCCCGAGGGCCCCTGGAGCCGGCGCCGGCCGGAAGAGAAACTCGTGAGCGGTCCGGAGGTGCTCCGGCCGGTGCACGAGGCGACCTTCGTGTCGACCAACGGCACCGCGCAGTGGGGCCTCGCCGCCATCGAGTGCCTCGCGCTCGTGGGCGAGGCGCTACCCGCTGACAGCGGGAAGTAG
- a CDS encoding hydroxyacid dehydrogenase, which yields MEPNEGIILLDPFPRRIDRIFDEPTKRRLEKLGRVLWHDGSPAAAEHIDRHLPQTIALIGQSPLDKARLDRAPHLRAVFNVESNFLPNVDYAECHRRGIPVLSTGPVYARPVAEMVLGMALSLARRIHEADAAVRAGREFKGDNHDSFLLHGKPLAIVGFGNLGRALLPLLRPFSREILIHDPWVHPSVLRENDVIPASLDECFARARVVFLLAANTSENTGRIGARHFASMQRGSVVILASRAELVNFPELLAAAASGHIRAGIDVWPTEPIPKDELGRNTPNTLVAAHRAGSIPEIQPLIGQLVADDLEAILAGLPPQRCQRAALETVGKLRSKPVGAWSLSDTTRKP from the coding sequence ATGGAACCCAACGAAGGCATCATCCTGCTCGACCCGTTTCCGCGCCGCATTGACCGCATCTTCGACGAGCCGACGAAACGCCGGCTCGAGAAACTCGGCCGGGTGCTCTGGCACGACGGTTCGCCGGCGGCGGCCGAGCACATTGACCGGCATCTGCCGCAGACCATCGCGCTGATCGGGCAGTCGCCGCTCGACAAGGCGCGCCTCGACCGCGCGCCGCATCTCCGCGCGGTGTTCAACGTCGAGAGCAACTTTCTGCCCAACGTCGACTACGCCGAGTGCCACCGCCGAGGAATCCCGGTGCTGTCAACGGGGCCGGTGTACGCGCGGCCGGTGGCCGAGATGGTCCTCGGCATGGCGCTGTCGCTGGCGCGGCGCATTCACGAAGCGGATGCGGCGGTCCGGGCCGGACGGGAGTTCAAGGGCGACAACCACGACTCGTTCCTTCTGCACGGGAAGCCGCTCGCGATCGTCGGCTTCGGCAATCTCGGCCGCGCGCTGCTGCCGCTCCTGCGGCCGTTTTCGCGCGAGATCCTCATCCATGATCCGTGGGTGCATCCGTCGGTGCTCCGGGAGAATGACGTCATCCCGGCATCGCTCGACGAGTGTTTTGCCCGGGCGCGCGTGGTCTTCCTCCTGGCGGCGAACACGAGCGAGAACACGGGCCGGATCGGCGCGCGGCATTTCGCGAGCATGCAGCGGGGAAGCGTGGTGATCCTGGCGAGCCGGGCGGAGCTCGTGAACTTCCCGGAACTCCTGGCGGCAGCGGCGAGCGGGCACATCCGCGCGGGCATCGACGTTTGGCCGACCGAGCCGATCCCGAAGGACGAGCTCGGCCGCAACACGCCGAACACGCTCGTGGCGGCCCATCGCGCCGGCAGCATTCCGGAAATCCAGCCGCTCATCGGGCAGCTCGTGGCCGACGATCTCGAAGCCATCCTGGCGGGCCTGCCGCCACAGCGCTGCCAGCGCGCGGCACTCGAGACGGTGGGCAAGTTGCGCAGCAAACCGGTCGGCGCATGGTCGCTGTCCGACACCACGCGAAAACCCTGA